One Prosthecodimorpha staleyi DNA window includes the following coding sequences:
- a CDS encoding DUF6898 family protein, which produces MTDGRTVYFEFTVIGAQVRVAAIDAASGVEVSIVGAVGVPRHDLERVALRKLMKRLEKDP; this is translated from the coding sequence ATGACCGACGGGCGCACTGTCTATTTTGAGTTCACCGTGATCGGCGCGCAGGTGCGCGTCGCGGCGATCGACGCGGCGAGCGGGGTCGAGGTCTCGATCGTCGGGGCGGTCGGGGTGCCGCGGCATGATCTCGAGCGGGTGGCTTTGCGCAAATTGATGAAGCGTCTGGAAAAAGACCCGTGA
- the vapC gene encoding type II toxin-antitoxin system VapC family toxin: MIVGDTSVWIELFRGGAGPSVRVLRQGVAVSDILVGDLILLEILQGAFDDTHAQALERRMRTFEIATMSDVNLAVEAAGHYRCLWARGVTIRKSIDLLFGTFCIRHGHALLHADRDFEPMATHPGLTLVPT, encoded by the coding sequence GTGATCGTCGGCGACACCTCGGTGTGGATCGAACTCTTTCGCGGCGGAGCCGGTCCGTCGGTGAGGGTCCTGCGCCAAGGCGTCGCCGTGTCGGACATCCTGGTCGGCGACCTGATTCTCCTCGAAATCCTCCAGGGTGCGTTTGACGATACCCATGCACAGGCGCTCGAACGACGGATGCGGACCTTCGAGATCGCGACCATGAGCGATGTGAACCTGGCGGTCGAGGCCGCCGGGCACTATCGCTGTCTTTGGGCGCGCGGCGTGACCATCCGCAAGTCCATCGATCTCCTGTTCGGCACTTTCTGCATCCGGCACGGGCATGCGCTTCTGCATGCCGATCGCGATTTCGAGCCGATGGCGACGCATCCCGGCCTCACGCTGGTTCCGACATGA
- a CDS encoding L,D-transpeptidase family protein — protein MLVRPKPDHGLRLTRRGLLTGIAALAGLRAVPALAESAGESPIDVLMRAQTVREWQDKFDAGASTPVAQLKSDVPLLSPETAANIEAALPQYQAIAGNGGWPRVPDQQRLRIGTRSEAVMVLRQRLAVTGDLAPSQFGYGDTFDSYVDAAVRRFQVRHGLKPNGLVDKPVFDVMNVPADIRLRQLETNLVRVRSMSGNLGDRFIFVNIPAAELEAVEGGRVIARHNAVVGKVDRQTPVLTSKVSEINFNPFWHVPVSIIRKDLIPKMRADPEYLTKNRIRIYDNKGREIPPEAINWDTDQAANLAFRQDPGDINAMATVKISFPNSHDVYMHDTPFKDLFGDNNRFYSSGCMRIQNVRELVAWILRDTPNWGPQQIDDAIRTGQRIDAKVKGAVQVYTNYVTAWATREGVVHFRDDIYARDGIGELAYVPGIMQ, from the coding sequence GTGCTTGTACGTCCGAAGCCCGATCACGGATTGCGGCTCACCCGACGCGGCCTGCTGACCGGCATCGCCGCTCTTGCCGGTCTGCGTGCCGTGCCGGCGCTCGCCGAGAGCGCCGGTGAGTCTCCGATCGATGTGCTGATGCGCGCCCAGACCGTGCGCGAATGGCAGGACAAATTCGACGCCGGCGCCTCCACGCCGGTGGCGCAGCTGAAGTCCGACGTTCCGCTCCTGTCGCCGGAGACGGCCGCCAATATCGAGGCCGCGCTGCCGCAGTATCAGGCGATCGCCGGCAATGGCGGCTGGCCGCGCGTTCCGGACCAGCAACGCTTGCGCATCGGCACCCGGTCCGAAGCCGTCATGGTGCTGCGCCAGCGCCTCGCCGTGACCGGCGATCTGGCTCCGAGCCAGTTCGGCTACGGCGACACCTTCGATTCCTATGTCGACGCCGCCGTGCGCCGCTTCCAGGTGCGCCATGGCCTGAAGCCGAATGGTCTGGTCGACAAGCCGGTCTTCGACGTGATGAACGTGCCGGCCGACATCCGCCTGCGCCAGCTCGAGACCAATCTCGTGCGCGTCCGCTCGATGTCCGGCAATCTCGGCGACCGCTTCATCTTCGTGAACATCCCGGCCGCCGAGCTCGAGGCCGTCGAGGGCGGCCGCGTCATCGCCCGTCACAATGCAGTCGTCGGCAAGGTCGATCGCCAGACGCCGGTGCTGACCTCGAAGGTCAGCGAGATCAACTTCAACCCGTTCTGGCACGTCCCGGTCTCGATCATCCGCAAGGACCTGATCCCGAAGATGCGCGCCGATCCCGAGTATCTGACCAAGAACCGGATCCGCATCTACGACAACAAGGGTCGCGAGATTCCGCCGGAAGCGATCAACTGGGATACCGATCAGGCGGCCAACCTGGCCTTCCGGCAGGATCCGGGCGACATCAACGCCATGGCGACGGTGAAGATCTCCTTCCCGAACAGCCATGACGTGTACATGCACGACACGCCCTTCAAGGACCTGTTCGGCGACAACAACCGGTTCTATTCGTCCGGCTGCATGCGCATCCAGAATGTCCGCGAGCTGGTCGCATGGATTCTGCGCGACACGCCGAACTGGGGGCCGCAACAGATCGACGATGCGATCCGCACCGGCCAGCGTATCGACGCCAAGGTCAAGGGTGCCGTGCAGGTCTACACCAACTACGTCACCGCCTGGGCGACCCGCGAGGGCGTCGTGCATTTCCGCGACGACATCTATGCCCGCGACGGCATCGGCGAACTCGCCTATGTGCCGGGCATCATGCAGTAA
- a CDS encoding DUF1295 domain-containing protein, producing the protein MLIATLLLGLVIFSVLWLIHGPRRDAGIVDWWWAGGFAATAWLEWLASGRGGGLQLFVTVAVTVWAVRLTVHLVVRHSRRGGIEDPRYAAMRARGGPNWPRTNLFTVFWLQAVVQWALAAPIHAALLHPEPDPLSPAAVWLASAGCALFVIGFAIEWVADAQLSADKADPARRSRLVTTGLWAWSRHPNYFGEALLWWGLGLVGAAASGLWWVLVAPAALTVLLLKVSGIPPLEAVLASRPGWTDYAARTSAFLPRPPRPLRPG; encoded by the coding sequence GTGCTGATCGCGACGCTGCTCCTCGGCCTCGTGATTTTCAGTGTTTTGTGGCTGATTCATGGTCCCCGGCGCGATGCCGGCATCGTCGACTGGTGGTGGGCGGGCGGCTTTGCGGCGACGGCCTGGCTGGAATGGCTCGCGAGCGGGCGCGGCGGCGGCCTACAATTGTTCGTGACCGTCGCCGTCACGGTCTGGGCCGTCCGACTGACCGTCCATCTGGTGGTCCGTCATAGCCGGCGCGGCGGGATCGAGGATCCGCGCTATGCGGCGATGCGGGCGCGGGGCGGTCCGAACTGGCCGCGCACGAACCTGTTCACCGTGTTCTGGCTGCAGGCGGTCGTGCAATGGGCGCTGGCCGCGCCGATCCATGCCGCGCTGTTGCACCCCGAGCCCGACCCTCTCTCACCGGCCGCCGTCTGGCTGGCCTCGGCGGGATGCGCCCTCTTCGTCATCGGGTTCGCGATCGAATGGGTCGCCGATGCGCAGTTGAGCGCCGACAAGGCGGACCCGGCGCGACGCAGCCGGCTGGTCACCACGGGTCTCTGGGCATGGAGCCGGCATCCGAATTATTTCGGCGAGGCCCTGCTGTGGTGGGGGCTCGGCCTGGTCGGTGCGGCCGCCTCGGGCCTCTGGTGGGTCCTCGTGGCCCCGGCCGCCCTGACTGTGCTGCTGCTGAAGGTTTCGGGCATTCCGCCGCTCGAGGCCGTCCTGGCCTCCCGTCCCGGCTGGACCGACTATGCTGCCCGAACCAGCGCCTTCCTGCCGCGCCCGCCACGCCCCCTGCGACCCGGCTGA
- the ldtR gene encoding transcriptional regulator LdtR, translating into MLNAKRAVDALAHAEEDVALKPLYLEALTLVERLHRRLLDVIKDEFDRMGRDDVNSVQALLLFNIGESELTAGELRTRGYYLGSNVSYNLKKLVEGGYVKHERSRIDRRSVRVSLTDKGQTVAKVIDKLYERHIRSIEQVGGIGPGEFKLLNKSLHRLERFWTDQILYRL; encoded by the coding sequence ATGCTCAATGCAAAAAGAGCGGTAGACGCGCTGGCGCATGCAGAGGAAGACGTGGCTCTGAAGCCGCTCTACCTTGAGGCGCTAACGCTCGTCGAGCGTCTGCACAGGCGGCTGCTCGATGTCATCAAGGACGAGTTCGACCGCATGGGACGCGATGACGTCAATTCCGTGCAGGCCCTGCTCCTGTTCAATATCGGCGAGTCCGAACTGACGGCCGGTGAACTGCGCACCCGCGGCTATTATCTCGGGTCGAACGTCTCGTATAATCTGAAGAAGCTGGTCGAAGGCGGCTACGTCAAGCACGAGCGCTCTCGGATCGACCGCCGCTCCGTCCGCGTCAGTCTGACCGACAAGGGACAGACGGTCGCCAAGGTGATCGACAAGCTCTACGAGCGCCATATCCGTTCGATCGAGCAGGTCGGCGGCATCGGTCCGGGCGAATTCAAGCTTCTCAACAAGTCGCTGCATAGGCTGGAGCGCTTCTGGACCGACCAGATCCTCTACCGGCTCTGA
- the mmsB gene encoding 3-hydroxyisobutyrate dehydrogenase produces the protein MARIGFIGLGNMGGPMAANLVKAGHTVKGFDLSEASAARFAEIGGTVVGSAGEAAADVDAVVSMLPEGAHVIAVYTGPGGVIERAAPGTLFIDSSTIHVEAARQVAAAADKAGMAMVDAPVSGGTGGAAAGTLTFMVGGADAAFERARPILECMGKTIVHAGGAGNGQAAKICNNMILGISMIAVSEAFALADKLGLDHQKLFDIASKSSGQCWSLTTYCPVPGPVPTSPANRGYAPGFTAAMMLKDLKLSQDVASAAGAVTPLGAEAAQLYRLYVQGGHAGVDFSGIVRMLQGV, from the coding sequence ATGGCACGCATCGGATTCATCGGTCTCGGCAATATGGGCGGCCCCATGGCCGCCAACCTGGTCAAGGCCGGCCATACCGTGAAGGGCTTCGACCTTTCCGAGGCTTCGGCGGCGCGCTTCGCCGAGATCGGCGGGACCGTGGTCGGTTCGGCCGGCGAGGCGGCCGCGGACGTGGATGCGGTCGTCTCGATGCTGCCGGAAGGCGCCCATGTCATCGCGGTCTATACCGGGCCGGGCGGGGTGATCGAACGGGCTGCGCCGGGCACGCTGTTCATCGACAGCTCGACCATCCATGTCGAGGCGGCCCGCCAGGTCGCCGCCGCCGCCGACAAGGCCGGCATGGCGATGGTCGATGCGCCCGTCTCGGGCGGCACCGGCGGCGCGGCGGCCGGCACGCTGACCTTCATGGTCGGCGGCGCCGACGCGGCCTTCGAGCGCGCGCGGCCGATCCTGGAATGCATGGGCAAGACGATCGTCCATGCCGGCGGCGCCGGCAACGGCCAAGCGGCGAAGATCTGCAACAACATGATCCTCGGCATCTCGATGATCGCGGTCAGCGAGGCCTTCGCGTTGGCCGACAAGCTCGGTCTCGACCACCAGAAGCTGTTCGACATCGCGTCGAAATCGTCCGGCCAATGCTGGTCGCTGACCACCTACTGCCCGGTGCCGGGACCGGTGCCGACCAGCCCGGCCAATCGCGGCTACGCGCCCGGCTTCACCGCCGCCATGATGCTGAAGGACCTCAAGCTTTCCCAAGACGTGGCCAGTGCGGCCGGCGCCGTCACCCCGCTCGGCGCGGAGGCGGCCCAGCTCTACCGCCTCTATGTCCAGGGCGGCCATGCCGGTGTCGACTTCTCCGGCATCGTACGCATGCTGCAAGGCGTTTGA